The Microlunatus soli genome contains the following window.
CGGGTCCGCAGCGACCAGCTGCCGCGGTTGTTGACCGTGCCGAGCCCGAGCCACGACATCAGCCGCACCCACGTCCAGATCGCGCCGGAGAACGGCCGGCTGGTCGTCACCGATCTGAACTCCACCAATGGGACGATCCTGGTGTTGCCGGACGGTCGACGGACCGATCTGCGACCAGGCGTCGGGGTGCCGGCCGAGTTCGGCAGCGTGATCGATCTCGGCGACGGCATCACGATCGCGGTCGACCACGGCTGAACGAGCCGACAACAGCAGAGCGACCGCGACACCGGGACCGGTGACGCGAATGATCCAGGAGGGCGGGCGGTTGAGTACGGCAGAGCCGGTACGAGTCGGTGGTCACGCGGTCGGCCTCCCCGAAGGTGTCTATCTCGCACCGCTGACACGACGGCTCGCCGCCTTCGCCATCGACGTTCTGGTGCCGTACGCGTTGGTGCTGCTGGGCGTGATGATCACCGTCGGCGACGGTCCGACGGTGCTGGCCGTGGTGATGTTGCTGCTCGCCATCGGCTGGGCCGTGTTGCTGAGCTGGATGGTCGGCACGAAGGCGGCCGGTCCGGGAATGCGACAGCTGGGTCTGCAGATCGTCGGCCTGCACGACGGACGTCCGATCGGTGTCGGTCGAGCCCTGCTCCGCGGGGTGATCATTTCGCTGCTCGGGCTCAGTTTTGTCGGCCTGATCGTGCTGTCGGCGCTGATGGTGGTGCAGACCCGGCGGCAGGGCTGGCACGACCGGGCCGTCGACTCGGTGGTGATCGAGGAGCGACCGCTCGCACCGCCCAGGCCGCGGCCCGCGCCGGCCGCCGCTGACGACGCTGAAGCAGCGGGAGCCACGGCGGACCGCACCGGCGAGCGGGTCGACCTCGTCGAGGACGACGCCGAGGAACCGGTGGCGGCCGGTGCCCGCTACGCGGCCGACCCCGAACCCGAGGCGGCTGCGGGTGCTGCGGCGGGCGGACCCGAGCCGGAATCGGAGCCGGAGCAGCAGGAAGCGGTGCCCAGCCGGGCGGCCGTACCGGCCGAGCCGGCATGGATGATCATCCTCGAGGACGGCCGGGAGATCGAGATCGGACGGCTGGTGCTGATCGGCAGGAATCCCCAACCGGGATCCGGCGAGGACGATGCGCGGTTGATCAAGATCCGGGACGAGGCACGGACGGTGTCCAAAACCCATCTCGCGATCGCCGTCGACGGCAGTGACCTGCTGGTCACCGACCGTGGCTCGACCAACGGCTCAGCGGTGACCGATCCCGACGGCGGCTATCAACTGCTGACCGCCGACGAGCCGTACCGGATCACCGATGCCGGGCACCTGGTCTCCTTCGGCAAACACCACGTCCGGATCGGCCGCCGGGCCTGACGGCCCATCCGGACTCGCCGCTTCCGGGGCACGAGGCTAAGGTCTCTCCATGCTGCTTTCGGATCGCGACATCAAGGCCGAGATCGAGTCCGGCCAGATCGCGCTCGACCCGTACTCCGCGGAGATGATCCAGCCGGCCAGCATCGACGTCCGGCTGGATCGGATCTTCCGGGTCTTCGAGAACCACCGCTATCCGCACATCGACCCGGCCGAGGAGCAGGCCGAGCTGACCAGGGCGGTCGAACCGGACGGTGACGACCCGTTCATCCTGCACCCGGGTGAGTTCGTCCTCGGTTCGACCTACGAGGTGATCACCCTGGGTGATGCGATCGCGGCCAGGCTGGAAGGGAAGTCCAGCCTCGGTCGGCTCGGTCTGCTGACCCACTCCACGGCCGGCTTCATCGATCCCGGCTTCTCCGGCCACGTGACGTTGGAGTTGTCCAATGTGGCGACGTTGCCGATCAAGCTCTGGCCGGGCATGAAGATCGGGCAGTTCTGTTTCTTCCGGTTGTCCTCGCCGGCCGAACATCCGTACGGCACCGCCGCCTACGGCTCGCGCTACCAGGGCCAACGCGGCCCGACCCCGAGCCGTTCCGGCAACAACTTCCACCGCACGAAGGTCTGATCCCCGCGAGGTCTGAACTCGGGCGGTCGGCCCGTGGAGTTGCTCAGAGCGTCCTCACCAGGTGCGGCCGTGCGCTGTGCGACTGCGGCGCCGGTGCGATGCGGTCGGCGAGCCGGCGCAGGGTGCTGGCGGCGCGATAGCGCAGGGAGAGTTCGGGGTGGGCGAGCCGGTACTGCTTGGCGAGCCTGGCGTGATGGGCCTCCTCGTACAGGTCATTGACCCGCTGGGTGGCGCTGTAGCTGTTGAGAAACGGGTCCTGTCCCGACTTGATCATGGTCTGCGGG
Protein-coding sequences here:
- a CDS encoding RDD family protein — its product is MSTAEPVRVGGHAVGLPEGVYLAPLTRRLAAFAIDVLVPYALVLLGVMITVGDGPTVLAVVMLLLAIGWAVLLSWMVGTKAAGPGMRQLGLQIVGLHDGRPIGVGRALLRGVIISLLGLSFVGLIVLSALMVVQTRRQGWHDRAVDSVVIEERPLAPPRPRPAPAAADDAEAAGATADRTGERVDLVEDDAEEPVAAGARYAADPEPEAAAGAAAGGPEPESEPEQQEAVPSRAAVPAEPAWMIILEDGREIEIGRLVLIGRNPQPGSGEDDARLIKIRDEARTVSKTHLAIAVDGSDLLVTDRGSTNGSAVTDPDGGYQLLTADEPYRITDAGHLVSFGKHHVRIGRRA
- the dcd gene encoding dCTP deaminase codes for the protein MLLSDRDIKAEIESGQIALDPYSAEMIQPASIDVRLDRIFRVFENHRYPHIDPAEEQAELTRAVEPDGDDPFILHPGEFVLGSTYEVITLGDAIAARLEGKSSLGRLGLLTHSTAGFIDPGFSGHVTLELSNVATLPIKLWPGMKIGQFCFFRLSSPAEHPYGTAAYGSRYQGQRGPTPSRSGNNFHRTKV